GAATATTCTTGGTAACGGCACTAGCGGCTGGAACACCCGCTACTGGGATGCCTGTAAGCCTCACTGCTCCCAGACGAGTACCGATGGCGAGGAAGGTAAGCCCAAAATTACTTCTCAGGAAGTTTACGAGGCTAGCCACTACACGGCACGCGTTTGCAATATTAACGATATTGAAATCCCCACCTTCACCTACAGCAAGGGCCTGGAACGTTACTGGGTAGGTATCCAAAACACCCCGAATGCATGCCAAGAAGCAGACCCAGCATCTGGCGGCGGCTTCACCTGTACCGACATGGCTCCTGTGGCTGTAAATGACACCTTGGCCTACGCCTTTGTTGCCGGTAGCGATGCGACCACCTCATGCGGCAAGTGCTTCCATTTGCAGTACGATGGTTCCTTCCATGATGCCAGCGCAAGCAATGGTGCCAAGGCAACACACAAGGCTCTTAAGGGCAAGCATATTATTGTCATGGCATCCAATATCGGTCACGATGTGAAGCCTGGCCAGTTCGATCTCATGGTACCGGGCGGTGGTCCGGGAATCTTCAATGCCTTGCAACTTCAGATTACCAAGCCCGGCATTGAATGGGGTGCTACTTATGGTGGCTTCTTGACTTACTGCCAGAACAACGACAAGTGCGGTTACGATGGAACGCTGGATTGCTACCAGACTTGCGTTAAGGAAATGTGCGACGCAGCCTTTGGTGACTCCAAGTATCCGAACCTGTTGCGCGGTTGCCATTGGTTTGCCGATTGGTTTATGGCCGCTGACAATCCGACTTACCAGTGGGAAGAGGTGGATTGCCCGCAGTACTTGATCGACAAGTACTCTACGACCATCAGCACTTCCATTGAAACCAAGATTCTGTTCCAGTCCGACTGGTCCAAATACAAGGGCGGTGACTTTATCACGACGGATGCTTGCAGCAATACTCCCAATGCTCAGGGCGAATACTGCGACCCCGAACAGTTGGCTGCTGACAAGGCCAAGACTTACTAGTCTTGGCACCCAAGAGGTTTTATGAGACGTAAGTTATTCAAGGGCTTTATCGCGGCAAGTGCGGTCGCCATGATTTGCGCTTGCGGTGACGATGCTGCATCGAACAATGCGACAGATCCGAATGCAGTCATTGACCCGGGTGCGGGCGTAATCGACAATCCGTATTCTTCGGCTGGGGTGACTGACCCGAGCAATCCGGGCAATACGCAGAATCCGACATCGAGTGCGGGCGGCACGAATCCGACCGATCCGGGCCAGACGACAAATCCGGGCGATCCGACGATTCCGACATCGTCTGCGGGCGCAACGAATCCGCTTGATCCCACATCGAGTGCGGGCTCTGACCCTGTTGCAAGCAGCGGCTCCGTGAATACGGATCCGGAACTGGGCCCCGACGGGTTCCCGACTCTTGAATCTTACGGTGCGCCTCCGGCCGAATACACCAAGGACATTAGCGCTACGGCAAAGCGCGGCTGGAATACCCGCTACTGGGACGCCTGTAAGCCGCATTGTTCCTGGCTTAAGGAAAGCTCTAACGATACGACTCGTGCAGATACGTCTTCCAACGAGGCGTTCCTTGCCGACTTTGGCACTGCACGTAACTGCAACATCCACGATGTCGAAGTCCCTACCTTTACCTTGGGTGACGTCAGTAAGGCTTGGTTCGGTTACAACGGAACCCGAAGCGCTTGCGGCGACGAAAAGGAAAAGGGCGTGTTCACCTGCACCGACATGGCTCCGATCCAGGTGACAGAGAACCTGTCTTATGGTTACGTTGCGGGCACAGCCAACAGCAAGTGCGGCAAGTGCTATCACTTGCAGTACGATGGCCACTTCGCGAACGAGATGGAAAACAACCCGCCCAGGGAAACCCACAAGGCTCTCAAGGGCAAGCACATGATCGTGATGGCCTCTAACATCGGTATGGATGTGGCTGGCGGCAATCCTAATCTTCCGGCAGGTCAGTTCGACTTGATGGTGCCGGGTGGTGGCGTGGGCGCTTTTGACGCTCTTACAACTCAGGTGAAAAAAGGCAGCGACTTTAACTGGGGTGCAGGCTTTGGCGGATTCTTGACCGAATGCCAGAACCAGCTCGGCTACGACGCTACTCTCGTTGAATACCAGACCTGCATCAAGGATATGTGCGATGCGGCCTTCGGCGATGCCGGCCTCCCGAACCTGTTGCGCGGTTGCCACTGGTTTGCCGACTGGTACATGGCCGCAGACAATCCGACCTACTACATTGAAGAAGTGGAATGCCCGCAGTACTTGATTGACCATTACATGAGCCGATACAACACCTCTCTAGAAAACAACTTCAAGAAGGTGACGGACTGGTCCACTTTCAAGGAAGGAGACGTGCTCGATACGCTCCATTGCTGGAAGGCGGGCGAAGCTCCTCCGGAAAACGGCTGGCAAAATCCGAGCGCCGGTTGCGACGTGCAATAGCTGGAATCAACGCGATTTGAATAGTCCTGCGATGTTTTCGCGGGACTATTTTTTACTTTACATATAAATGTTAATTTGTTAGATTTAGACTGTGAAAAATTCCCTGATAAAAGTATTGTTTCTTGTCTTGATTCCGTGTGCTGCGGTGTCGCAGGTGTTGCCTGCTGCAAAGGATACCAGTGTCCGCCATGTAATGACGTATGAGTTTGACTCGCCTTTGGTTTTGCTTGGCGTGGGGTGGAACTATACGCTAGACTGCAGAGATGTTTCTATCGACGAAATTGAACCTTTCTTTGAAGGTGAAGAGTGGTACGATTCCTACCGCCTTAAAGGCAAGTTCTGGAAATATTCCGGCATATCGATGGTGACGCTTGAGCTGCTTTCCTTGATTACCGGGAGCGTAAGCGCGTCGCAGAAAGGTGGAAAGTATGTTCTAGTAGGTAGTGCTGCCATGGCACCGCTTTTATGGCTGTCATTCTTTGAATATTACGAAGTGCAGAACATGAAGGTGGATAGCTATAACGCGGGTCGTGATATTCAAGAGGCCTTGATGGAGCGTGAAAAGGCCAAAGCGCAATTGCAAACGAGCAAGAAAATGCATGCGGCAGGAGTGTTTATGGCGGTGGCTTCTGCGGCTTTGATTGCGACGGGCGGTGTTGCCATGGTAAATGACAAAAATTATGGCCATTTTTTGATGATGGGAGGCGTTGTTGCCATTCCGTTCGGGGCGGTAATGATGTTAGTGTCGCATGTGGGCTATAGTTCTGCAATAATTCATTATAACCAACTGGAAGAATAATCCTGAAATTTTGTATCTTGTAGGGCATGAATAAGAAAATCCTCGCTGTTAGTCTTGTTGCATGTTCCCTTGCTTTTGCCGGGGAGCATTGGAATGTAGATGCCGGCGGGGTCTCGATGAAGTACCTGAGCATGCAGGTGTCGGCCAGGACGGCGGCCCTTTCGGGGGCGGGCGTCGCCGATGCAACCAGTGCTTCTGACATTTTGAGGAATCCGCTCTCGATGAACGGCGTGGCCGAAGCCGAGGCGGGCATCAACCACATTATTTTCCCCGAGTACACGGCCGACGATTACACGACGGCTTACGTGGTGCTCCCGTTCGAGTTCTGGAAATTCCCGCTCACGGCGTCGGCGGGTTTTGAATTCTTGGGTTACGATGGCATCGAGGGCCGCGACGAAGAGGGTTTCAAAACGTCGGAATACGGTGCTTACGCATGGGCCTTGCAGGCAGGTCTCGGTAATAGGGCCGATGCGTTCAACTGGGCCCTTACGGTGCGCTTTAGCCAGCAGACGATCGACGACGAATCGGCAATCGCCTTCTTGGGCGATGTCGGTGGCGCCTACCATGTGAACGAGTATTTTGCCTTTGGCGCAACGCTCACGAACTTTGGCTACATGAGTGATTACGATGGCGAAAAAGAAACCGCTCCGATGGCTTTGCAGGCGGGCATCACGGGAATCTTGCCGATTTCAAAACTCTTTAGCCTCGAAAGCCAGTGGAACTTGTACATGTCTGCCGACGCTTACCGCCGCGCCGATATGCAGGATCCCGAATGGCGATTCGGCGGCGAACTCGACTACATGCAGACGCTGTTGCTGCGCGTGGGTTATGCCGCTCGCCCCGATACCGAAGACGGTGTAAGTGCGGGTATCGGGATCGTGTTCGGCATGGTGAACTTTGACTATGCGTACAGCCCCAAGAAGGCCTTTGATGGTGGCTACCACTATTTGACCCTTGGCATGAGGTTCTAGCTTCCGTGCTTTCTGATTTGGTAATATAGGCATCCTCGGCTGATGCCTAATTTTTTTGCGGTGGCCTTTCGGTTGCCTTTGTTTTTTTCTAGTTCCGAATAAATCAGATTCCATTCGGGAGAACTTGAATTGCGTCGAATAGGGCTTGTATCGTAAAGGGCTGTGTCGGCGGCAGAACAGGTTTCTACGATTTCGTAGAATTCTTCTTCTAGTATTTTGGACAATGTCGTTTCGTAGGGCTTGAGCAGGGAATAGCGTTGCAGAACGTTCTTGAGTTGTCTGACGTTTCCGGGCCATTCCTTGCGTGCCAGGAGCTTGATTTCGGCAGAGGTGAGCAGGGAGCTGTCGCCGACTTCTTTCCAGATTTCTTGGGCGATTGTATTGAAGTCTTCGCGTTCCCGCAGGGGCGGGATCTTGATGGGGAATACGTTCAGTCGAAAGAAGAGGTCTTCGCGAAATCGCCCGGCGCGAACTTCGGAACGCAAGTTGCGATTGGTGGCGCAAACCAGGCGAAAGTCTACTGGCAGGGGGTCGCAACTGCCTAAGGGCATTACGGCGCGCTCTTGCAAAATACGCAACAGCTTGCACTGAATTTCGAGCGGCATCTCGCCGATTTCATCCAAGAAAAGCGTGCCGTGGTCCGCCGAGCGCACCACTCCCAGGCGCTCGTCGACGGCTCCGGTGAAAGCCCCCTTGCGGTGGCCTTCCAGAATGCTTTCGGTGAGTCCCTTGGCAATCGCCCCGCAATTGAGGGCGATAAAGGGCCCGCCCGCCCGCTTGCTGTGAGCGTGGACAAAGCGGGCGGCGACTTCTTTGCCGCTGCCCGATTCCCCAAGCAGTAGCACCGAGATGTCGGAGCTTGCCGCAATGCGTAACATGGATTCGTGTCTGTTCATAAAGCCTCTATACTATACACGCTTTTTTAGAGGCTCTGAATACCAAAAGCGCGAATAATTTACATTCGCGCCTAATTTTTTACAAAACTAGTCGAGATTCATTTTAAGGAAGCATTCCGAGAAACTGTCGTTGCCCGTATCCCTATAAAGAGTTGCAGATTCGATTTCATTTCCTTCGGAATCCCGCATCGTCTCGCCTCTCTTGTTCTTCAAGACATTTGTCACAAGGAATTCGGATTTTTCGCCATGGCATAAATCCTTGTCGACGAGTTTTTCTGAATAGTTCAGTTTGCAGGTCGTGGAGCCGTCCGAAAGTTCTATTTGGATTTCGCTGACTGTTTTGAAAAAGAATCCGTCGTAAATGGGCGTTTCGGTTGCGTTTTTGATGTCGACCGAGAACGTCTTGCCGTTCATTTCGAAGACTTGGCTGGTCTTTTCATTTTTTTTGATATTGACCTTGTTTTCTTCAATGGCACGTTGTACGCTAGAAGAATCTTTTTCGAATATGGTTTTTGCAGTAGTTAAGAGGTATCCTTCGTTGATTGCGTCATAAAGTTTTGCCATAAAAAAGGAGTTCATGAAATCGGGATTTTCATCATTTTCTTGACTTAGGTCGAGAATAGTCGTTTGAGATAACTTTCCGTCAGAGAATGTGAGTGAGAATGAGGGTTGTGACCAGGTTCCTTCGAATTTTCCTGATTTCCCGCCTATGAATACTTCTTCAATTGGCAATTTTTTGCCGTTTCGGAAGGCGGATAGCGCTAGGGAATCTCCTCGGAATTCATACTTGAGCGTATCGGGACCGTTTAGGGGTAGGCGCTCCCATACGAAATCTTCTCCAACGGCTACGCATTCGGATCTGTACGTGCTGTCGGGAATCATGATCAAGAGATTCTCTGATTCGTCGACTTGATATCGCCCTGTTTTTGTGTCGGTTTCTGTTGGCTGTGTCTGGCTATCGTTCGATGCGTTTGATGAGGAATCGTCACCGCAGGCAACAATAAAGAATACCGATGCCGCGGCGGCAATCAGCTTTTTTTTCATGATATGTTCTCCTTTAAGGGGTGTTTAGTTTGTCTGTACCGCTAAATTACTAAATCACTTTTGACGAAAAAGTAAAAGGTTTGTCCAAATTTCGCCTGGTTTCGTGACATTTTTTTGACAAACCTTGCCGTGTCTTGTCGTTTTTTCTATTATTGCCCCCGCAACGGTAAAACACCGTCGCAGACATAGACCAACATAAGGCGACCGCAAGGGCGCCGTAAACCAAAAGTGGCTGGCCAGATGGGTAGGCTTGGGCACGACGACCGTGAGGAAAGCGGTTGCGCTCGAAGCCGAGAGGTTTGGTGGCCCGAAAGGAAAAAATGAGTCAAAGAATCGTATGTAAGTTCGGCGGCAGCTCTGTCGCCGATGCAGGCCAGTTCAAGAAGATCAAGGCCATCGTTGAATCCGACAAGAACCGCAAGGTCATCGTCGTTTCCGCACCCGGCAAGCGCAATCCTAAGGAAACCAAGCTTACCGACCTCCTCTACAGCACCTACGACCTCGCCTCCAAGGGCCTCGACTTTTCGACCCCGTGGAACCTGATCCGTCAGCGCTACGACGAAATCTGCAAGGACCTCGGTCTCGAAGACAAGCTGACCGAAGACCTCGACAGCCTCGAAGACAAGCTGAAGAACCACCCCGAATCCGTCAGCACCGATTTCCTGGTGAGCCGCGGCGAATTCCTGTGCGCACGCCTCATGGCCAAGTACCTGGGCGCAAACTTCGTGGACACCTTCCCGCTGATCACCTTCGACGACAAGTACCGCATTACGCCGAAGACCTACGAAGACATCGCGAAGACCTTGTCTGACGAAAACCAGCTTTACGTGCTACCGGGCTTCTATGGTAGCAACCTCCGTGGCGAAGTCAAGACCTTCAGCCGTGGCGGTTCCGACATCACGGGCGCAATCCTTGCCAACGGCATCGATGCCGCCAAGTACGAAAACTGGACCGACGTCTCGGGCATGCTCATGGCCGACCCGCGCATCGTCGAAAATCCGCTCCCGATCGAATACGTGAGCTACCGCGAAATCCGCGAACTCGCTTATTCCGGCGCTTCTGTGCTCCACGACGAATCTATTGCTCCGTGCCGCGCCAAGAAGATTCCTATCAATATCCGCAACACGAACCGCCCGCAGGATCCGGGTACCATCATCGGCCCCACTCCGGAAGAAGCAAAGCTCCCGATTACGGGTGTCGCCGGCCGTAAGGGCTTCTCGATGATCTACATCGAAAAGTCCATGATGAACAAGGAAGTCGGTTTCGGCCGCCGTGTGCTCGCCGTGCTCGAAAGCGAAGGCCTCTCCTACGAACTGTGCCCGAGCGCCATCGACTCCATGAGCATCGTGGTGGATAGCAAGGCCCTCGATGCCGTGCAGGACGTGGTCCTCGAAGACATCACGCAGCAGATGCGCCCCGACCGTATCAAGGTATTCCCGGGCATCTCGCTTATCGCGACTGTCGGTCACGGCATGACGAACAAGATCGGTGTGGCTGCAAAGCTCTTCACCGCTCTCGCCGAGAACAAGGTGAACGTCCGTATTATCGACCAGGGTTCTTCGCAGATCAACATCATCACCGGTGTTGACGAAGCCGACACCGAGAAGGCCATCAAGGCCATCTACGGCGCATTCGTGAAATAACCTGCACTGTCATCCTGGAGGCCCAACGGGCCGATAGGATCCAAGAACATTATCGCCCCCGACCTAACAGTCGGGGGTATTTTTTATCTGTTTTCCAACTTTGTAGGCGAAAAATCTATATATAGAGTGTTTCTAGGAGTTTTATGCGTTTTATTATTTTGTTGTCTTTGTTTTCCCTGGTGGCTTTGATGGTTGCCTGTTCGGAATCGTTCACCGACCCGCGTGACGGACAAAGTTACGACATTGTGCAAATTGGTTCGCAAATTTGGATGGCCGAAAACCTGAATTACGAAATCGAAGGGAGCGCATGCCCCGAAGGTGACAATCGCAGCTGTTCCAAATATGGGCGCCTTTACGCTTGGGAAGTTGCTCGCACCGTGTGTCCCGAAGGCTGGCACTTGCCCGACAGCGCAGACTTCGAAAAACTG
The sequence above is drawn from the Fibrobacter sp. UWB15 genome and encodes:
- a CDS encoding glycosyl hydrolase family 5, with the translated sequence MKRKLFKSVLSAGAVAMICACGDDAASSNPVNPISDSPCARVVVTANAWVFNTGSADVVIYADGNVTNAVGQPFGYFDPTTGVVMDLNGAPIATGVDVAALTACVANATVDPNTGAIEKFSSSSVATNPTDPTDPTNPTSSAGIFDPTDPTNPTSSAGITDPTDPTNPTSSAGVTDPTDPTSSAGTEPVEVSSSSAEPVKTTGNPEEDIKNYPVPTLKNILGNGTSGWNTRYWDACKPHCSQTSTDGEEGKPKITSQEVYEASHYTARVCNINDIEIPTFTYSKGLERYWVGIQNTPNACQEADPASGGGFTCTDMAPVAVNDTLAYAFVAGSDATTSCGKCFHLQYDGSFHDASASNGAKATHKALKGKHIIVMASNIGHDVKPGQFDLMVPGGGPGIFNALQLQITKPGIEWGATYGGFLTYCQNNDKCGYDGTLDCYQTCVKEMCDAAFGDSKYPNLLRGCHWFADWFMAADNPTYQWEEVDCPQYLIDKYSTTISTSIETKILFQSDWSKYKGGDFITTDACSNTPNAQGEYCDPEQLAADKAKTY
- a CDS encoding glycosyl hydrolase family 5, whose product is MRRKLFKGFIAASAVAMICACGDDAASNNATDPNAVIDPGAGVIDNPYSSAGVTDPSNPGNTQNPTSSAGGTNPTDPGQTTNPGDPTIPTSSAGATNPLDPTSSAGSDPVASSGSVNTDPELGPDGFPTLESYGAPPAEYTKDISATAKRGWNTRYWDACKPHCSWLKESSNDTTRADTSSNEAFLADFGTARNCNIHDVEVPTFTLGDVSKAWFGYNGTRSACGDEKEKGVFTCTDMAPIQVTENLSYGYVAGTANSKCGKCYHLQYDGHFANEMENNPPRETHKALKGKHMIVMASNIGMDVAGGNPNLPAGQFDLMVPGGGVGAFDALTTQVKKGSDFNWGAGFGGFLTECQNQLGYDATLVEYQTCIKDMCDAAFGDAGLPNLLRGCHWFADWYMAADNPTYYIEEVECPQYLIDHYMSRYNTSLENNFKKVTDWSTFKEGDVLDTLHCWKAGEAPPENGWQNPSAGCDVQ
- a CDS encoding PorV/PorQ family protein — encoded protein: MNKKILAVSLVACSLAFAGEHWNVDAGGVSMKYLSMQVSARTAALSGAGVADATSASDILRNPLSMNGVAEAEAGINHIIFPEYTADDYTTAYVVLPFEFWKFPLTASAGFEFLGYDGIEGRDEEGFKTSEYGAYAWALQAGLGNRADAFNWALTVRFSQQTIDDESAIAFLGDVGGAYHVNEYFAFGATLTNFGYMSDYDGEKETAPMALQAGITGILPISKLFSLESQWNLYMSADAYRRADMQDPEWRFGGELDYMQTLLLRVGYAARPDTEDGVSAGIGIVFGMVNFDYAYSPKKAFDGGYHYLTLGMRF
- a CDS encoding sigma 54-interacting transcriptional regulator, which codes for MNRHESMLRIAASSDISVLLLGESGSGKEVAARFVHAHSKRAGGPFIALNCGAIAKGLTESILEGHRKGAFTGAVDERLGVVRSADHGTLFLDEIGEMPLEIQCKLLRILQERAVMPLGSCDPLPVDFRLVCATNRNLRSEVRAGRFREDLFFRLNVFPIKIPPLREREDFNTIAQEIWKEVGDSSLLTSAEIKLLARKEWPGNVRQLKNVLQRYSLLKPYETTLSKILEEEFYEIVETCSAADTALYDTSPIRRNSSSPEWNLIYSELEKNKGNRKATAKKLGISRGCLYYQIRKHGS
- a CDS encoding aspartate kinase gives rise to the protein MSQRIVCKFGGSSVADAGQFKKIKAIVESDKNRKVIVVSAPGKRNPKETKLTDLLYSTYDLASKGLDFSTPWNLIRQRYDEICKDLGLEDKLTEDLDSLEDKLKNHPESVSTDFLVSRGEFLCARLMAKYLGANFVDTFPLITFDDKYRITPKTYEDIAKTLSDENQLYVLPGFYGSNLRGEVKTFSRGGSDITGAILANGIDAAKYENWTDVSGMLMADPRIVENPLPIEYVSYREIRELAYSGASVLHDESIAPCRAKKIPINIRNTNRPQDPGTIIGPTPEEAKLPITGVAGRKGFSMIYIEKSMMNKEVGFGRRVLAVLESEGLSYELCPSAIDSMSIVVDSKALDAVQDVVLEDITQQMRPDRIKVFPGISLIATVGHGMTNKIGVAAKLFTALAENKVNVRIIDQGSSQINIITGVDEADTEKAIKAIYGAFVK